From a region of the Schistocerca nitens isolate TAMUIC-IGC-003100 chromosome 8, iqSchNite1.1, whole genome shotgun sequence genome:
- the LOC126199065 gene encoding uncharacterized protein LOC126199065, whose translation MRACDASRNAGTSAPCAAFVVAAAVLAAAALCHGASTTLHPRHHSRHSSAACPTECRCFREHHSSQLHFHVECTDCLPHVQVPAGAVRVSFTDVQPECLSNYTFYDSPSLDYLSWQFSRLKSANETLFHKLTLLENVDLSHNELESLSSHTFHSLLSLRVLNLSYNQLHDLPENVFDGLDKLELLSLSYNEFHVIPFQIFAPLKQLSFLDLSFNMLTTIHDDFFLPNSKLRTVNLQCNAISRIAINAFNGLHELKLLSLFNNSLAEIPSRLFRELSTLQTLNLAHNYIKNLTSNSFFGLHQLKLLNLSSNPIQRIPTDLFLPCGQLNTLILEDTKIHEVKGSDLRGLSNLNSLVLKRNSYLEHIDNFVLNHTPRIQHVDLSSNNLTHLPISLRSLSDVREIRLANNPWACDCQMLWFLEWSQNVAIPKTELHCANNPHNVKQNNMILILRSLNCRPTTFVSATPQKMYPLRSHAMLHCSFSGSPAPSITWMTPTAEVFHWNPDPGIRGVFDHHPPAHFTNMQPIDHSKSRIKVLENGTLYIKYIKRSDCGEYICFASNPISNATARVILNIDPITIQQIKVISLLVGIASAAAFLLLTLVIKLFIYLIHKTGWHQYCCCCRRDRISPRAKQIYQMLDNIEQYKTQQLEKLRENYTLQVHRIRDNCAQQVEWIQTSYQGQVKHLKDFRDYGTNHLTSIRDQYYDQIRRVRDYSTGQLNWVRENYVFQRNRIRKFSAHQILRFRESYKFQQQTLAKLLENLPGFYFENCRSGSCGRTDSAVFEPEEENVEVYLKTKAHASTSINDSNNSDDTQSHISLYYTPSELSESPNFSPVSTVSQLESKFNISMERELPEEETVEPQTSPYFSPVLCQSKGKRTRSVAATKLSTEDCAVFQCAKVNRSGNSSDVKVQEAGTPEEVAVLLPQLHLSAHGSSEVFISKCDDNAASDQGKQPTPSHETAL comes from the exons ATGAGAGCTTGCGACGCGAGCAGAAATGCCGGCACTTCTGCTCCGTGCGCGGCGTTCGTGGTGGCCGCGGCCGTGCTCGCGGCGGCCGCCCTGTGCCACGGCGCCTCCACCACGCTGCACCCGCGCCACCATTCCCGGCACTCCAGCGCCGCGTGCCCCACCGAGTGCCGCTGCTTCAGGGAGCACCACTCGTCACAGCTGCACTTCCACGTGGAATGCACCGACTGCCTGCCGCACGTGCAAGTCCCCGCCGGCGCCGTCCGCGTCTCCTTCACCGACGTACAGCCAGAGTGCCTCTCCAATTACACCTTCTACGATTCCCCTTCGCTCGATTATCTCTCCTGGCAGTTTAGTAGGCTGAAATCCGCCAACGAAACCTTATTCCACAAGCTGACGCTTTTAGAGAACGTCGATCTCAGTCACAATGAGCTCGAATCCCTCTCATCTCACACCTTTCACTCTCTCCTCTCACTCAGAGTGCTCAATTTATCTTACAATCAATTGCACGACCTCCCAGAAAATGTATTTGACGGTCTGGATAAATTAGAACTGCTGTCTCTTAGTTATAACGAATTTCACGTGATACCTTTCCAAATATTTGCCCCCTTGAAGCAACTGTCATTTCTGGATTTATCGTTTAACATGCTCACTACGATACACGACGATTTTTTCTTGCCCAACAGCAAACTGCGTACAGTAAATCTACAGTGTAATGCCATAAGTAGAATTGCTATCAATGCCTTTAATGGTCTACACGAACTAAAATTGCTCTCTCTCTTCAACAATTCACTAGCGGAAATTCCCAGCCGTCTTTTCCGGGAACTGAGCACTTTACAGACTCTGAATCTAGCTCACAATTACATAAAAAATCTGACAAGTAATTCATTTTTTGGGCTCCATCAGCTGAAATTGCTCAATTTGAGTAGTAATCCAATACAGAGGATACCGACAGATCTGTTTCTCCCGTGTGGGCAACTGAACACCCTCATTCTGGAAGATACGAAAATTCACGAAGTCAAGGGTTCCGACTTAAGAGGTCTGTCTAATCTCAATTCTCTCGTATTAAAAAGAAATTCGTATCTCGAACATATCGATAATTTTGTCCTTAACCACACTCCGAGGATACAACATGTCGATCTCAGCAGTAACAATCTGACTCATTTGCCAATTTCATTGAGGAGCCTGAGTGATGTGAGAGAGATAAGACTGGCAAACAATCCGTGGGCTTGTGACTGCCAAATGCTCTGGTTTTTAGAATGGAGCCAGAATGTTGCTATCCCAAAGACTGAACTACACTGTGCGAACAATCCTCACAACGTAAAACAAAACAATATGATCCTAATTCTGAGGAGCTTGAACTGTAGGCCAACAACCTTTGTTAGTGCAACACCTCAGAAAATGTACCCACTGCGGTCTCATGCCATGCTCCATTGTTCATTTAGTGGTAGCCCTGCCCCTTCCATAACGTGGATGACACCGACAGCAGAAGTTTTTCACTGGAATCCTGATCCTGGTATCCGTGGTGTTTTTGATCATCATCCACCAGCACACTTTACAAACATGCAGCCTATAGATCACAGCAAGTCACGCATAAAAGTCCTCGAAAATGGCACCCTGTACATTAAATATATAAAACGTTCTGACTGCGGTGAATACATTTGTTTTGCCTCAAACCCTATATCCAATGCCACTGCTCGAGTAATACTTAACATTGACCCAATTACAATTCAGCAAATAAAAGTGATAAGTCTTCTTGTAGGTATAGCAAGTGCTGCTGCTTTTCTTCTCCTAACTCTGGTGATAaaactgttcatttatttaatacacAA GACTGGCTGGCACCAGTACTGCTGCTGCTGTCGAAGAGACAGAATATCACCCCGAGCAAAGCAGATCTACCAAATGCTAGACAATATTGAGCAGTATAAGACACAGCAATTGGAAAAACTAAGAGAAAATTATACATTACAG GTGCATAGAATTAGGGATAATTGTGCTCAGCAAGTAGAATGGATCCAAACAAGCTACCAGGGTCAAGTTAAGCACTTGAAGGATTTTAGAGATTATGGCACAAATCATTTAACATCCATCAGAGATCAATACTATGATCAG ATAAGGCGAGTTAGAGATTATTCAACTGGGCAGCTTAACTGGGTACGAGAAAATTATGTCTTCCAACGCAACAGGATTCGCAAGTTCAGTGCTCATCAGATACTTCGTTTCAGGGAATCTTACAAATTCCAGCAACAAACACTTGCCAAACTTCTAGAAAATCTACCGGGATTCTATTTTGAAAACTGCCGCTCTGGGTCCTGTGGTCGTACGGACTCTGCAGTTTTTGAACCTGAAGAGGAAAATGTTGAAGTCTACCTAAAAACAAAAGCACATGCCAGCACTTCAATAAATGATTCAAATAACTCTGATGATACACAGAGTCATATATCACTCTATTACACACCAAGTGAATTATCAGAAAGTCCTAACTTTTCTCCAGTGAGTACTGTTAGTCAATTGGAGTCTAAATTTAACATCAGTATGGAGAGAGAGTTGCCTGAAGAAGAAACTGTGGAACCACAAACCTCTCCATACTTTTCTCCTGTCCTGTGCCAGTCTAAAGGAAAGAGAACAAGAAGTGTAGCAGCAACCAAATTGTCAACAGAAGACTGTGCTGTGTTTCAGTGTGCTAAAGTGAACAGAAGTGGAAATAGTAGTGATGTGAAAGTGCAGGAGGCAGGTACTCCTGAAGAAGTGGCAGTGCTACTACCCCAGCTCCATTTGAGTGCACATGGGTCATCAGAAGTGTTCATCTCAAAATGTGATGATAATGCGGCAAGTGACCAGGGAAAGCAACCAACACCAAGTCATGAAACTGCGCTGTAG